GAACATCGCAATGGAACTAAGCAAGTAGGAGGTAGAATTAAATATATTCGAAAAGAACGAGGTTTAACATTACAGCAACTTTCAGAGAGTTCAGGGTTATCTATTGGATACCTTAGTAATTTAGAAAGAGATATAAATAGTCCAACATTAGATCACTTGCAAAGAATTTGTGAAGTGTTAGATATAAATATTATAGAACTTTTAGAGAAATCTTCAGAAGGTAAAATGCATCTTAAAGAGCATGAGCGTAGAGTAATATATGAAAAAAAGGGAAGCATTAAATATGAGTTAATAACAGAGGGTGAAAGAGATATAGAGGGAATTTGTATTAAGATGAAAGCTGGAGTAGATTATGAAAACGTATCCTGGGGGCATACTTGTGATGAATTGGGAATTATCATAAAAGGAACTATGGAAATACGGACAATGGATTGTAAATATATTTTAGAAGAGGGAGATACATTTTATCTTAATGCAAAGACTAGACATACTTTTCGAAATATAGGTGAAGGCGAATGTGTGAGTTATTGGATATCTTCTGATTACTCTAGAATGGATGAGTAGTAAATTTAATGCAGGTTATTAAAATTACATAGTTTGTTTTGTAATAAGTGATTGATAAAAGTACATTTATCAATCACTTATTTTTTTATCATTTCACAGGAAAAATTTCTATGGAGGAACAAAAAATAATTGAAAAATTCAAGAACGTGAAATTTTCAGTTGTTTTTCAAATGAAAAATATGATTATAATATCTAAAAAAAACACGAAATGAAAGTATATTTCATAAATGTGAAAGAAAAAAGTGTTTTTAATCCAATTTTATTTGAATAAAAAAGAAAAAATATTATTGGAATCATAATTGTATAGTTGATGGATAAAAGGATTGAGTGATAAAAAGAGAAAGGGGGATGAAAAAATGTTATTGACAAATAAAAAATGGTAATATATGATGAATTCATAGATATGAAATTTTATAATTGTGAAATTTATATATTTAGGGGAAGAGTTCACAAGGAGGCGATATTTTTCATCACATAAAAAAATAGGTTAACAAAATGAATTTTATTTTGTGTAATGGGCAGATGATTTGATTTCAAGTGAACAGAACTATATTATGTTTCACAAGTTTATTACAATTTATTGATGAGAGGAAAACGTTTGAGGAGGTTAAAAAATGAGTGAATTATATGAGCAAATATCAGAAAGTATATTAGATGGTGACGTAAGGCAAGTAACAGAATTGGTACAAGAAGGGATAGATGAAGGATTAAGTGCAAAAGAACTGTTAAATGATGCCCTATTAGAAGGAATGAATGAAGTTGGAGTATTATTTAAAGACGGTGAATTATTTGTACCAGAAGTGCTAATGGCAGCTAGGGCTATGGATGCAGGTGTACAATTATTAAAACCATTACTTCAAGAAGGGGACGTAGTAAAGAAAGGAAAGATTGTATTTGCTACTGTAAAGGGAGACCTTCATGATATTGGTAAGAAACTTTGTATCATGATGTTAGAAGGTGCTGGTTATGAAGTTGTGGATATTGGAATGGATGTGCCACCAGAGAAAATCGTAGAAGGAATTAAAGAACATAATGCAGATATTGTAGCTATGTCAGCTATGCTTACGACTACAATGGCTGCCATGAAGGAAAGTGTAGAAGCAATAAAAGAAAATGCCTTATACGATAAAGTAAGAATTATGGTAGGCGGAGCACCCGTATCCGAACAATATGCAGTGAGTATAGGAGCAAATTATTCAGCTGATGCCACATCGGCGGTTGAACTTGCAAATGAGCTTATGGCTGTATAAGTAAAGTTAACTGCGAAATGATGGAAGGTTGTTGAATATTTACGGATATCCTTACAAAATGAGAAAAGCCATCACTTTTAAACTTGATGTTCCATGGCTGTAACAATCAATTAGTTTAAAAGGATGACCCAATAATTATTATACCATTGAATATTAAAAAATAAAATGTTTTAAGAACAACCTAGTACATATTATAAACAATAATATTCAATGACCTCCATTCATTATATAAAACCATATTAAGGGGGCTGTATACATGGAAAGCGAAAAAAAAGGTTTTTGGTCTTTAGTTAACAAGCAAATATTTTTTCCACCAGCTATTCTATTGACCATCGGTGTTGCTTTAGGTGTTTTTAATCCTGACGGATTTGGCAAGGGTTCGTCAGTTGCTCTTGGATTTACCCTAAAGTATTTTAGTTGGGCCTATTGTATAGGAGCAATATTATTAACTTTATTTTGTTTTTGGGCTGGATTTAGTAAGTACGGAAAAATTAAACTAGGTGGACCGGATGCAAAGCCAACTATGGATAGATTTACATGGTTTGCTGTAACATTTACATCTTCTTTAGCAATAGGGATTAGTTTTTATTGTGTTGCAGAGCCTATGATGCATTACATGAATCCTCCTACATTCTTAGGTATAGAGGGAAAGTCTATTGAATCGGCACAAATTGCACTAAGATACACTTATTTACATTGGGCTTTTGTACCTTTTGCCATTTATGTTAGTGCAGGAGTTGCATGTGCATTTATGTTCCATAACGCATTAAGACCATTTAAAGTTAGTTCATCCCTATATCCTTTAATAGGAGATAAGGCAGATGGCAAGTGGGGTAACGCTGTTGATGCACTAGCTATGTTTGCTATGGTTGGTGGAATTGGTACATCCTTTGGATTAGGTACTCTACAAATTGGAGCTGGAATGGACTATTTATGGGGATTTGAAGCAGGTCCCATGTCATGGACGGTAATTATTGCCGTTATGGTTGTAATCTATACAGCGTCTGCTTGTACTGGTCTTCACAAGGGAATAAAATACATAAGTACGGCAAATATGTATATGTATTTTTTCCTTTTAGGAGCTGCATTTATATTTGGACCTAAAATAGCAATACTTGAGAACACACTTACTGCTGTTGGAGATTATATTGATAATATAATTCCTATGGCATTTAACTTAGATCCTATAAAACAAACGGGTTGGACAAAGGATTGGACCATGTTTTATTGGGCATGGTGGTTAGCATTTGCACCACTTACAGGTTTATTTATGGTAAAACTAGCTAAAGGTAGAACTATAAGAGAGTTTGTAACTATGAACTTAGTTGCTCCAGCTACTTTCGTTATTATATGGTTTGGTGTATTTGGGAGTGCAAGTATCTTTATGGATCATTTTGGTAATGCAGGAATTGGAGCTATTATTAATGAGTACGGAGTGGAAGTGGCACTATTTGCATTATTCCAGAAGATGCCTTTTGCTACAGTTACTTGTATCGTAGGATTATTAGTAGTTGCAGCGTCGTTTATTACTCAAGCAGAGGCTGTAAGTTTAACTTTATCAACAATGACTACTGTAGGATTTGACGCAGCTGGAGAAGAAAAAAATCCACCTAAGATTATGACCATGTTTTGGGGATTATTAATGGGTGCTATTGCATTAATTCTTCTTCTTACTGGAGGATCTAAGGCACTTCAGACGTCGGTTATTGTATGTGGTTTACCTATTATAGTGTTGCAGATTGTTATGTCGGTTGCACACGTTAAAGCTATGATTAATGCAAAAGATCTCGATAAGGTTGGAACATTTACAAAGAGAGAAGATCCTCTGATAGAAGAGGATATAATTTAAGAATTTATTAATACGTGTTAGATGATATTAAAGATAAGACAATATGCAATATTTAAACAATAGATGATTGTATGATGCATAATATTTATTATACAATCATCTCTAACTAAAAGGGGGCTTATATAATGAAAGTAAAAGGAAATTTTGTGACAGAAGAAGATATACAAAAGCTACACAAAGCCACTTTAAAAATACTTTCAGAAATGGGTGTTAAATTTCATGATGAAAGGGCATTAAAGGTTTTTAGAGACAATGGTGCTAGAGTAGAAGGTGAAGTCGTATACATAGATGAAGAAATGTTAGACAAGGCTTTAAGTACCATACCAAAATCCTTTGTAGTAAGAGGTAGAGATGAAAAGCATAATGTGGAAATTGGTGGAGGAGAATCGGTATTCTGTCCGGCTTATGGGCCTGTATTTGTTAAGAAGGGTGAAGATAATCATTTAGCTCAATGTGAAGATTTAATTAATTTTACTAAGTTAATTCAATCTAGTAAAACAATAAATATGTTAAATCCTTACGTGGTTACACCGCAAGATATAGATGTAGAAAGATTGCAAATGTATCAACAGGCTACTTGCTTAAAGTATGGAACAAAACCTACTATGGCCATTACATCAGGTTATGATATGTCTAAGAAATGTATCGAGTTAATTAAAGATTTTTATAATGATCATGAGAGTTATGTAACTATAGGTTTAATTAGTGCACTATCACCTTTATCTTACGATGAGGCTATGGTTGGAGGAATATTCGCTTTTGCAGAAGAAAATCAAGCGATTATATTTGGTTGTGGGGCACTACCAGGAGCAACTTCCCCTGTTACTTTAGCAGGAACTATGGCGGTGGCCAACTCAGAACTTTTAGCGGGTATAGTGTTAGCTCAATTAATTAAACCAGGACTTCCAGTGGTTTATGGAAACGTGGCAGCATCAACGGATTTACGTTTTGTTACACCTGCAATTGGTACAGCAGAAGCTGGTCTTATTGCATTATTCTCAAGAGCAATCACTAGACACTATGGAATCCCGTGTAGAGGTGGTGGAGCATTAAGTGATTCTAAGCTTCCAGATATGCAAGCGGGAATTGAAATATCTTTTGTTATGATACCAACTATTATGTCAGGAGTAGATTATGTAATTCATTCTTGTGGTATTTTAGATTCATTTAATATTATAAGTTATGAAAAGTTTATTATAGATGAACAAACAATAGAGATGACAAAACGCTTTACAGATGGATTTGAAGTTAACGATGATACTCTTGGTATAGAGGTTATTAAAAATGTGGGCCATGGCGGACAATATTTAGAAGATATGCATACAGCTATGCATTTTAGAAAAGAGCATTTCTCTCCTAAGTTATTTGAAAGAGCATCCCATGAAGTATGGGAGAAAAAAGGGTGCAAAACAGTTTTAGACAATGCATTAAAAGAGATGGATAAGAGACTTTCTAAATACAAAATGCCAGAGATGACAGTAGAACAAGAAGCTTTATTAGCAAAATATTTATAAAGTAGGGGGAATAAGAAATGTATAATGTAGGTAGAGATATGG
This window of the Anaeromicrobium sediminis genome carries:
- a CDS encoding helix-turn-helix domain-containing protein → MEHRNGTKQVGGRIKYIRKERGLTLQQLSESSGLSIGYLSNLERDINSPTLDHLQRICEVLDINIIELLEKSSEGKMHLKEHERRVIYEKKGSIKYELITEGERDIEGICIKMKAGVDYENVSWGHTCDELGIIIKGTMEIRTMDCKYILEEGDTFYLNAKTRHTFRNIGEGECVSYWISSDYSRMDE
- a CDS encoding cobalamin B12-binding domain-containing protein, producing the protein MSELYEQISESILDGDVRQVTELVQEGIDEGLSAKELLNDALLEGMNEVGVLFKDGELFVPEVLMAARAMDAGVQLLKPLLQEGDVVKKGKIVFATVKGDLHDIGKKLCIMMLEGAGYEVVDIGMDVPPEKIVEGIKEHNADIVAMSAMLTTTMAAMKESVEAIKENALYDKVRIMVGGAPVSEQYAVSIGANYSADATSAVELANELMAV
- a CDS encoding BCCT family transporter → MESEKKGFWSLVNKQIFFPPAILLTIGVALGVFNPDGFGKGSSVALGFTLKYFSWAYCIGAILLTLFCFWAGFSKYGKIKLGGPDAKPTMDRFTWFAVTFTSSLAIGISFYCVAEPMMHYMNPPTFLGIEGKSIESAQIALRYTYLHWAFVPFAIYVSAGVACAFMFHNALRPFKVSSSLYPLIGDKADGKWGNAVDALAMFAMVGGIGTSFGLGTLQIGAGMDYLWGFEAGPMSWTVIIAVMVVIYTASACTGLHKGIKYISTANMYMYFFLLGAAFIFGPKIAILENTLTAVGDYIDNIIPMAFNLDPIKQTGWTKDWTMFYWAWWLAFAPLTGLFMVKLAKGRTIREFVTMNLVAPATFVIIWFGVFGSASIFMDHFGNAGIGAIINEYGVEVALFALFQKMPFATVTCIVGLLVVAASFITQAEAVSLTLSTMTTVGFDAAGEEKNPPKIMTMFWGLLMGAIALILLLTGGSKALQTSVIVCGLPIIVLQIVMSVAHVKAMINAKDLDKVGTFTKREDPLIEEDII
- a CDS encoding trimethylamine methyltransferase family protein, which codes for MKVKGNFVTEEDIQKLHKATLKILSEMGVKFHDERALKVFRDNGARVEGEVVYIDEEMLDKALSTIPKSFVVRGRDEKHNVEIGGGESVFCPAYGPVFVKKGEDNHLAQCEDLINFTKLIQSSKTINMLNPYVVTPQDIDVERLQMYQQATCLKYGTKPTMAITSGYDMSKKCIELIKDFYNDHESYVTIGLISALSPLSYDEAMVGGIFAFAEENQAIIFGCGALPGATSPVTLAGTMAVANSELLAGIVLAQLIKPGLPVVYGNVAASTDLRFVTPAIGTAEAGLIALFSRAITRHYGIPCRGGGALSDSKLPDMQAGIEISFVMIPTIMSGVDYVIHSCGILDSFNIISYEKFIIDEQTIEMTKRFTDGFEVNDDTLGIEVIKNVGHGGQYLEDMHTAMHFRKEHFSPKLFERASHEVWEKKGCKTVLDNALKEMDKRLSKYKMPEMTVEQEALLAKYL